Genomic window (Balearica regulorum gibbericeps isolate bBalReg1 chromosome Z, bBalReg1.pri, whole genome shotgun sequence):
ccagTGTAGTTAAGGTAGGTGAGAATctataaattgaaaaataaacatcctgACTTATACATTTGGCTTTCAAATAGCATCAATATATAATGAGATAACATGAATTCCAGAGTGACTGGATACTGTCTCTTTCCCATAATTATCTGCAACTTAGTAATCAGTTTGTCTGCCATATCTGCTCTTTCTGGCAGGCTATGTGTTTTCCCATTGTCTAGTCTTGGGACACTGGCAAGATAAGAAGAAATTTGCTTAATGCTGTGGATAACCACCATTCATTAAGAAATTGTGACACAGCATAATGGTCCTGCTCTTGTAGGCATCAGTTAAAGCAGGATCAGACTGCTGTTCATCTACATCTTCATTGCTGCTGGGacaaattttggggaaaaaataatcactgaaatCACATAGAGCCTGCATGAATATTTCTGCTTGTCATTAATTGGTAAATATTTTGACGCTATTCTTGCTAGACCTAAGTTTTTCCTGTACCAATGACACATTTTACTAATGAAACTTTAGTTTATTAATGTGATCAGAGAATTCAGCCCGTGTCAGGTAATGAATTGTTACTTTATACGTGCAGTCTGGTTTGGGACTTCAGAATCTAATTGTGAGATGAATTagtgaaaaaataagtttatgtCTGGggagttgttttttcttatttgtctgtggtttggtttttctgtgACTGAGGTGGGTCTCTGGACACATCTGATCTTTAGCACACCTGCACTTGAGTGCTCTCCAAATGTTTAGGAATGAggaaagcaatttctttctgttgggTCTTATTTCCCCACCCCCATCCAATTAATATAGTGGAAGTCTCCATTGTTTGGAAGTTTTAAGGTTGACAAAAACAACTTTGCATTGAACAAAAGGACTGTGTCAAGCAGTGTTCCTTATTGCTTAAGATGGTAGCATGGGGATATTGAGAAGAGTGCTGTGGGTGGTGTAATGTCTTCCCAGATGCTCCATTGTCATGATATCTCTGAACTACAAAGAAACCAGTAAAAACTGAAGATGTGCTCCTCTGACAGTTGCTCGATATAACAAATACTGTGCATTTTGTTCAGGTTAGCAATGGTCCGTAGTGGAAAAAATGGTGGGCTCCACCTGAAGCAGATCGCATACTACAAGCGAACAGGAGAGTATCATCCCACAACGCTATCAAGCGAAAGAAGCGGAATCAGGAGAGCAGccaaaaaatttgttttcaaaggtaAAAATATTGTCTCAAACTATgctgaaaatagattttaaggTGAAGATTtgctaatgcagaaaaaaaaaaagtgggatcTTGCTGTGCAGCATACTGTGATTTTAATATATGTTCTCTATGAAACACTCTGTTTAACCCTTACTAATATGTAACAGGAtgtttacagaaacagaaactcaatctgcttttgtcttttccaggAGGGATTTAAATATCTATCTAAAAGCCCAACCTTGTTCTAGATACTAGGGAGATAGCGTAGCTGTTGCAATCTGTAATTCACAGGACTACAGAAAGGGAGATACAGATCTGCATCAGTAGACAAGGAGTGCTTGTTCTGGTCTGGAGCACACTGTGTGTGTCTGGGCAGAAGTGCAAGGGTGGCTTTGCCATCTGTCACCTTGGAGCCTCCTGGTCCTTCCCAGCTTTACTGCATCCCTGCAAGGAAGTACCTGATTCTTTGTAGTCTGCTGTGCTCTCTCAATCCCATCAAATCTGCCAAGTCTATGTAGAGAGAAGGCAGGGAGGAGTTAAATCTGTGAATCACAAAGTCAGGTTGCTGGCAGGCAGACAATAAATCTCCTAACACATCCTACCTCCCCTTACCACCCCTGGCATTAGATCATGTTATAGTCAGACTTCCTGTAGGAGCGTTGTTTGCATTCTGACTTGGTCTTCTAACACCTCATGTCCAGATTAATAAACATAGGTGAACAATTGGCTCTTTGGaggaaataaagtatttgtaaaCAAAAAGCTATGTTGACACAGAAGTGAAATGaagtttatttaataaattctgTACTGAATCATGCCCAGTAGTTCAGTAAactaaaagagaaacaaagcactTCCATATAATTTGCTggtacttttcttctttcagaaaataaattgttctatgttggaaaagacagaaaacaaatgcgCCTGGTAATTGTTTCAgatgaagagaagagaaaggtgCTTGAGAAATGCCATGAAAATTCTGCTGGCACTCATCATGGCATATCAAGGACACTGACTTTAGTGGAATCTAATTACTACTGGACCTCTGTAACAAATGACGTCAAGCAGTGGGTATGGCTTCATAGCTACAggagtttttttaatgtagtctGTTATAAGCATTTTGTAATCATATGACTTTAATACAGCAAGCACTGCTTCACGATGAAGAAACATAAGCTTAGAATCAAACTTTAAATGGTCAACACTTGCCAAAGCAtagtgtttccttttttctttgactaCTGACTTGTGGCTTGTGTATTGTTGTATGCTATGCAGTGGTAGGGAGCCATACCTTTAAGTATGCAGGGCACATCTGGTCTTTGAGATGGATTTCTCTTGCAAGGACTCTTGCGTATCTTTGTTAGGATGCAGTGTACCATCCCAAGCAGATGTGGCCAGAGTGGCTGCTGGCAGATAGGAATATGAAAATGACGCCTTACAATTAGGGTATTCAGGAAGTAGTTAAACAAATCACTGCTTGGGAAAGTTCCTTCTCCTTTGCCCAAAGATACATGGTCATTATCCCCAGGCAGAATATGATCCTTGAGGAAACTGGATGTAAATGCCCTTTATGCCAAATTACTGTGGCAATCAGCTTGCTCTATCACCTGAATACTTTGTGTTCGTGTGCAACTGTAACATGAACTGAAAGTGAGTCTTTACTTTCCATTCAGACTTGGACAGAGGGGTTCTGTCCTGTAGATAAAGCTGATCTATGTTACGCCTGGAAGATTATGTATACTGCCAGTGGTTTTCAGCCACAGCATACACAATAGAACCAAAAGGGGAACGATTGGGACCTTCTTTTAATCCCAGCAGCTTCATGCTTTAGTATTTACAGATGGTAATGGGTATTAAAATTTATACTGTGGACTTGAAAGAGCACAGTGCTTTCAGCATGAGGAGGGTTCAACTATGAATTCCTGCAAGTGTCCTTATCCTGGTCTTTACtgttgtttgattttgttttgtttttatgctgGGGCTGAAAAATCTAAGACTACAAAATGGTAAGAAAgatgataaaattaatttggtttccATTGCCTGATCTGACCTAACTTACGGAGGAATAGTAGAGATTTATAATCCTGCTGATGGTCTTAAACCTTACCATCGCTTTTTATTGATAGCATCTTCCCTGATTTTTGCATTAGGTTTATGCTTGCCGGCACTGCCAAGTGGCAAAGAATACAACCGCCACAGCACCCAAACCACACCCTATCAAAGCAGAGGACCCGTGGACAGCAGTCACTGTAGACCTAATGGGACCTCTTAATGTTACCAAGAGAAGCCACAAGTATATCATAATTATGACAGATTTGTTTACAAGATGGGCTGTTATCTTGCCACTGCATGACACTTCAGCAGCCGAAATTGCTAAGGCTGtcataaatgtgtttttcttataTGGGCCACCTCAAAAAATGCCTATTGATCTAGGGAAGGACCTTGTTCATCAGGTAAGTCTTTATGtggctggtttcttttttttttttccccctcccccaagaaaaaaaaaatttcccctgtattaaatctgaattttagaCCATTCTTGAAAAAGACCGtaaatctttaattaaaaagaaagaagaataaaagaagttagcaaatacagaaaatgacaaaacaaatatttgcaattgTAATATGGTATTGTTTCCCAGGATTTTATTCTTTGcataaagaacaaagcaaaatgatttCCTGGTTTTGTCACTCAGTTGAACTGGCACAAACTTTCACACTCCAGCATGCTGCATTTCATTCATTTGTATTGTCCAGTATAGCAGATAGGTAAGGGTATTTTTGACATTGGCCTGTAATGATTATGAAGAACTTACCACACTTTGATCCTCTCACAGATGATGAAATCATGACATTATGATATGGAGGAAATGACAAATTTGAGTTAGTGGCAGAAACATGTTTAGAAACCATCAATTACTGGCTCTGATTCCTTTAGCCATACTGATTCCTTTAGCTCTCTCACTCAACCCTGGACTGTTTGGTGGGTATATGTGTGTAAGACTTTTGTTCAGTCACCATCATACCAataaaaggaatggaaaaactACTGAGTTAGTTTACTTGAACTGTGATACAGAGGAGGGAAACCTTCAGTAattgtgttctttttcttttgaagataaATGAAGAACTGTTTGCACTGTTTGGAATGAAACAAATTGTATTGTCTTATCCTCAGACAGATGATGTAAATGAAAGAACATGCAAGACAATCAAAGCTTTTCTTAACAAATACTGTATTGACCATCCAAATGATTGGGATGAACATTTGTCTGCTATTGCCTATGCTTTCAATTTGACAAATTTGGTATGTGAAGGTTCTTCCTCTTTTGACTGAAGTCCCCCAAAATACCTACAAAGCTGTATGCTaaaattgcttgctttttgcTCTCCATTTAAACAGGAGCCAGATCAAAACACCCCGTATTTCCAGATGTTTAATCGTAACCCACATGTTGTTGAGCCAATGAATATATGTATGGAAGGAGAACACAGTATATTTGCCAAAATACTTGAAGCAACTAAAAAAGCCagtcaagcactggaagaagAGAACATCTCCGATTGCCGGGTAAGtgttatattttcaaattttactagtaaagaaaactgaaaataaaaaaagatggaaagtcTTGAGGTGTAAAGTATAAGTAACCTTTTAAAGCaatgtgtgtcttttttttttgtttgagggtttttggtttgttttttcccttgcctgTGATTTCTAGATTCCAGTGTACCTATTCTCATATGTATTTGGAGGGAGTAACCTTAAGAGACCTATTGCCAAGAGATTCATATCTGACTTAGAGGGCTGCATATCTATGGAAGCTGAAAACCATTGCCTATAGACTATTGATTTATGAAGATAAAATCAATTTCTCCAGAACTTTCCAGCTCTACATATTATGTATTACATGCGTACAAAACAACTTAATGttacatttttgcattattaacCAATGTTATGAAAATACATGGTtacttttggaaaaacaaaatgtaattcaTACATATCTTTCTTCAGGTAGAGAAAAACACTTCGGATgaacaaaaaatcagaaacaaaatcacTGCCAAAAGGAAGCCAAAAGAATTAAATACCCTTCGACTTAAAGTTGGTCATGAAGTCctcaggcaaagaaaaaactGGTGGAAAGATGGTCGTTTCCAATCGGAATGGGTTGGTCCTTGTATTATAGATTATATCACAGATAGTGGCTGTGCAATATTAAGAGACACCACAGGATCCAGGTTGAAAAGACCCATCAAAATGTCTCACCTCAAGCCATACGTAAGAGGATCCCGTGAAAAAGGTATATGTGTttcatagatttatttttttttttttacttttctgtcgTGTTGTGATGTTGGGGTATCAGAGTGAACAAGTATCATTCATTCACTGGTGTGAATTAAACTAACGCTGGGTAATAACGTAATAATTGCAGTTTTCAGTAAGGACAACAGTGAGTGACTTCAAACCTATGCGAAGGAGCATGGAACAGATCTAATGAATTGTGTTTaaagtatatttgaaaataacttcCATTAAAGTTGCTTGTAATTTGTGGTATTTGATGAAAATATGCTAGAAGTATAATTAGGCTGAACTATATTCACAGAGCATTTTCTGACTATGTTTCTGTTCTGATGTTGACAGgattcacatttattttgtaatggaaacctaattcttttttttgcttagtCTGACTAGTGCAGGTGGTACATGTTTAGactttttttaacaacaaatgTGTCCTCTAAAGCCTTAAAATAGAAAGACTACAACAGAGAACTGATTTTTggagagtttattttaaaaatgtttttctcttaccAGAGCAAATAAAATTCACGCCCTGCAGTAGGACTGCTAGAAATTCCCAAGGACTTGGGTAATCAACTGCCACTCTTGCTCTTACACATTCAGAGTGTGCTTTGCAATGCTGCTATGTTAATCAAGCAGTggcagctgtttcttttctgttgatgCTGTCTTTGAATCACTGCAGGCATTTTGAGGAAAATGAATACTCAGTGTTTAGAAGACTTCTGTCACAGAACAAGCTGCTTCCTTGGTTCAAGGTTCTTGAAAAGTAGATCAATTCCCACCCTACTGGCATGGTTTCGCTTTGGTTCTTCAAAGTATTTAAACTGCATTGAGATGGGAATTTCTTCCATCACCTCTTAAAACTGAAGGATTTGCAATGTTGAAACTAATTCTGGAATGTCATGTGAGAAGCTGATATGTATGCCAGTTGTCAGTTACAGATTTCATAATCAAGATACCAATTTCACATCACATCTCCAGGACACTACTTTTACTGTTGGACAGTCAATCTGTGGCTTCCAGTCCTTTATTAAATTGCTGATCCATAAGGAGGAAGTCACATGTGTGTCAAGCATGCAGATAATCTCCAGCTGTTATAATGATTTTGGTAAATTGTATCACAGTATAAAAAGTTGAATGTAATTGTCTTTGTAGGACCAGAGCCTAATAATTTTACCATTTAATACTGCAGAAGCAGTAGGTAAACATAgagtttcttccctttcccaggaAGTGGGACTAAAGATTAGTTGTCTGACACAAGCAAAAAATTCAGTGGATTATGAATAGTCATAAATCTTAAAATTATAGACTCGTATTCAGACATATTTACGTTGTGTAGAGAGGTAAACCAGGCTTTGCCACAGTAGTTGCTAGCCTTTATCAAACAGCCTAATGGCAATCAGGAAAGAGTATTATTTCAGTTGGATAAGAGCAGAGAAACTGGGCAGTGAATGACATCTTTTTCATCCATAAAGAAACATATGTGTCTTTGTTACAAAGGACTTCTTTTTATTAGCAAGGGTGGACTTTTTTAATCTGCAACttatttattattcttactGCTGTGGTGTAAGTCCGATGGCTGTCCCTTTGTATTACCTTGGATGGCAACAAAGCATTTGCAGTgttctctgaaataaatgtggaaaaagtGCATCTTAGGTGAGGATATTTGTGGCCTTGCCTACCAACTTTGTAAGTttcattaaatgttttgcttacCCTGGTCCAAGATTCTGAAGTGTATCTTGTGTGTATCACACTTCAGATGTGTAAGTTTAggaatttaaaagagaaaagacaaagccTGAAACTGAGGTGCTCATTTTTTGTGTgattaaaaaatctttcacagGTAAGAGTGGGCAATCagaagcaaagtattttttcttaaccTTTTGTAACACTCTTGGTCTAAAGATAAATCCTGAATCAGTGCATTCGTGATGCCATTGGTACAGGCATCACAGATTCACAGTCTGGGTGTACATGGGTTGCTTGCTACCTGATTTGTCTTTACAGCCAGGCAGAGGTTCCAGGACACCTTATGCACACGTATGTTTATATGTCTGAAGcaacagttcttttttcttgttgagTGTAGTTTGGTCTAAATGTTAAACTTGAGAATGCCTCCAGGTCCAGTGCTCAAACAATTCAGGAGTTCAGATAGGCAGATTTAGGACATGTCTGAGAAATGTGGCCAGAAAAGCGTAGTTTCACATCCACAGTAGCCCCAAAAAGGTTCCCTCTTTGGACCTACATCTTGCAAAGGAATTTGTAGCCCCCTGTGTAGAGATATTTATCTGTTGAACAGCTCTTCTGGTTTAACAGAACACTTAAGTTCACACTAGGGTCCTCATGTGAGCAAGAAGATAGGCCCTAACCTTATCTTccaaaacagaattattaatCCTATGTTGATGGTTACATTTCTAATTTGTCTGGTcagactgttttcattttatttgaacTCATTTGGAAAGGTCAAGCATTGTAACAATatatcagaagaaaaactcAATAGTACTATACAATAGCAATGACCATTATCTTTAAATTCtataaaactgttttatttcttttttcatttcttaaaaaaagcctGTTGTCTTGCATTTAGATTTCCCAACAAGAGCTTGGAGTAGCCACATTTCTCTGTGTGCGTGCACAAAATGGAAGAATCTGCGTGTCCATTCATTGAAGGTATTAGTTCAGTAGGTGACTATGGCAGACATCAAGCTAGTCATTAATCTAGCAAAGAAAAACTCTTAATGTGGAGCACTGCAAGCATTATTTTGTGGATGTAATGAGATTTAGCCAAACATTTGATGCTCAGTGAAATTAGGAAGTTCACATTATCAGGCTGCTGTCATTCAAACATTTTTGTCATGCGatagaaattgttttgaaaaataacttagCACCTCACTAACATTTTAAGTATGGTTTTTAGTAAACTAGAAAGATCTGATTTAATGGctacttttcttttacagacaACCATTACTTTTTACAAGGTGCAGTAGTTGTTGACCATGACTATATTGGCTTATCTGAAAGATCCTATAATCCAAACCAACAAGACTCTGTTGCTGAAGAGGGAATAAATGCCTACACAAGCGATGTCATGTCTGCTGTGCAAATGTCACCTGCAGCCTGCAAAGACCGAGAATCAACAGATAGTAAACATCAGTCGGAGCTGACAGAAGATCAATGCATTGAATCAAGCAATGCAAAGCCAGAGGAATGGCCTTCACCTTGTTGGACAGATCAGACCAAGATAGAGGATACTTAAGCATATTCTTATGTTATGTTTCATTGCTAAACAGTCTGGAACTTCTCTggtaaactggaaaaaaaagtagtaactCCAAATTCCTTAGCCAAATCTACTTTGCTGCTTTGAGTAGTGCAGGTGTTCGCTGGTTAATTTGTATGGGCAATTCCTTTGTTAAGAAGGAATTGCTCTATTAACAAAAACATAGGCAAACCTAGTAAAAGCACATACTCTACTACTGTATGAATTTAAGAACACTGTTGGTGTCCAGTGGCTAATTTATGTTGGCATTGAGAAGCATTCGCTCAGTGACCAAAAGTCACAACCTAGTACAAGAACATGTTCTCAGCATGCATTTGAATTTCATGTTTTGTGGTATAGAATGGCAGCATGGCCGTACCTTATTCTTATACTCTCAGAACACAATGCATCGTTTCACTGTAATGATCTTTTCATTAATCTGTAGATGACTCCTAATGTGCAGAGATACTGTGGGATGAATATAATCTAAGCAACCTGCTGTAAATTCAGCTTTCACTGTAGagaatccttttctttttataaaacgATTCCATATTCTTTCTGAGAAGCTGCAGACTCTAAAAGCTGTAAAAGTCAGTTTCTCTAAGATCTCACAGAACAGTAAAGCTGCCAAAATCAAATACATGTAATGTTCTACATATGAAACAGTGAGGCCTTCAGCTGCTCCCCACTTATCAAAATTCTGCTAGGGTgagcaattttaatttctcaggtGTGTCAAAATCCAAAGAGCATTCATCATTCACTTGTGCTTTCTTCACAAACATCTAGTTTCCTATATGGTTACATCTTCCCAGAGCCAGTGGGACTACAGACAGTGGTCTGGGAAAGGTGAAGCACTGGTGTCACTTATTCTCTGAATTCTTTGAGTAAGTTTTTAGTGGTCTGGACTTCCTCCTGAGAAGGCTGTACTTCAAAGACAGCTGAACAGGAATTGTTTCATATGGAAAACTGATGGGTGCAAGTCAGTTCTTTTTTATAGAGGTAGACATGAAGAGGAAGTAAACTagcagaaaactgaatttagaAATGCGGCAACTTCTATCTGATATTGTTGGAAGATTTGCTTATCTTGCTCTCTGAATGTGTGTGTTCCctctcatctctgctgctgaatgTTATGTGACTTACAGGtggaagaaaatactatttattaataataaatgtaCAGTATGTCTTTGGTATCACAGATCATAGCTGTGTAAGAAAAGACCTAAGCGCTATGACAGAATCCTATCTTAaaagttcaaatgaaaaaatacttaatactTGGAAAGTATTTTGTGTCTTCTGAAAATTCAGTCCTACAGGtacactttttttccactgagactgcttcagaaaaagggTACTGGGAGGCAGTTGAACATGTTGGCTTAACAGGCTACTCCTCTGTGCCACCTCCGCAGAGCCCTTGGAGATGAACAGGCTTTGTGTTGGCATTGACAAACATACACAAGCTGAGAAACCTGTCTTTCTGTTAGCTGCTGTTAGCCTGGAGCTGTGTCATCCTCTGAGGACAGCTGACCTTTATAGTCATCAGTCTAATACAGTCAAGGTAGTAAAGAAAGTTGGCTTGGTGAAATAGATttgtcttgtttaaaaaaaacaatgatGTGAGAAATCCTGTGAAACTagttacagcagaaaaaaccctgcaTGTAAACATGATATACATAGCTAGTAATTGTGAAAAGTGgccttactttgttttaatttatttccctCCAGTAATGAGCACTGTGGTCATACAGTGTTTTTCCCTTAGAATAgtagtttaaaaacaataatctGGGTGCTGTGTGCCATGGCTGCTGGAGGTTCACATCATGATAATGATGTGGCAGCCAAAAGTCTTCTTGTGTTGATCCTTAACAGAGGGCCAGGCTCTTTAAGCCaacccctcctcctcctcttgcacCTTTGTTTCTTCCACTATGATAATTGACTAAAGTGACATAGGATAGATTTATTATAAATaccttgtgtgtgtgtgcacatgtaaTGTATATATGTTGTGCATGGATAAAATCAGAGAATAAGAGAGCTCTCTGCAAgattcctttctgctttgttagATGCAACAGAAAACTAGACCCTCTGGTTTTTTTACTTGAACTGATCAGTTCCCTATTTGTGCACAGTacagcagagctgttttctgGGGAAGCTTTAGGACAACACAAGTGCTGTGTATTTGTTAAAGCTACATTGGAGGGAGAGAAACTGCTACAGTGAAATAGGAAAAACCAGGAAACATTTCACATGCTGTGTAATGATGATCATTCAGGCTTCCTGGTAATTTTGATCTGTATTAACAAGCAGGCATTGGAGCCTCTTCAGTGCACCTAAATGAGGTCTTCTTTGCATGTGGAAggttcactgaaataaaatacatgggTTTCAAACTAATGACGTGGAAAACAATCAAtggaaactgggaaaaaaaccaccaggaaGCCTGAGactgcttggggaaggtcacAGAAACTTTTTGCACCC
Coding sequences:
- the GIN1 gene encoding gypsy retrotransposon integrase-like protein 1 isoform X4, which produces MVHHPNGLAMVRSGKNGGLHLKQIAYYKRTGEYHPTTLSSERSGIRRAAKKFVFKENKLFYVGKDRKQMRLVIVSDEEKRKVLEKCHENSAGTHHGISRTLTLVESNYYWTSVTNDVKQWVYACRHCQVAKNTTATAPKPHPIKAEDPWTAVTVDLMGPLNVTKRSHKYIIIMTDLFTRWAVILPLHDTSAAEIAKAVINVFFLYGPPQKMPIDLGKDLVHQINEELFALFGMKQIVLSYPQTDDVNERTCKTIKAFLNKYCIDHPNDWDEHLSAIAYAFNLTNLEPDQNTPYFQMFNRNPHVVEPMNICMEGEHSIFAKILEATKKASQALEEENISDCRVEKNTSDEQKIRNKITAKRKPKELNTLRLKVGHEVLRQRKNWWKDGRFQSEWVGPCIIDYITDSGCAILRDTTGSRLKRPIKMSHLKPYVRGSREKDFPTRAWSSHISLCACTKWKNLRVHSLKTTITFYKVQ
- the GIN1 gene encoding gypsy retrotransposon integrase-like protein 1 isoform X1, which codes for MVHHPNGLAMVRSGKNGGLHLKQIAYYKRTGEYHPTTLSSERSGIRRAAKKFVFKENKLFYVGKDRKQMRLVIVSDEEKRKVLEKCHENSAGTHHGISRTLTLVESNYYWTSVTNDVKQWVYACRHCQVAKNTTATAPKPHPIKAEDPWTAVTVDLMGPLNVTKRSHKYIIIMTDLFTRWAVILPLHDTSAAEIAKAVINVFFLYGPPQKMPIDLGKDLVHQINEELFALFGMKQIVLSYPQTDDVNERTCKTIKAFLNKYCIDHPNDWDEHLSAIAYAFNLTNLEPDQNTPYFQMFNRNPHVVEPMNICMEGEHSIFAKILEATKKASQALEEENISDCRVEKNTSDEQKIRNKITAKRKPKELNTLRLKVGHEVLRQRKNWWKDGRFQSEWVGPCIIDYITDSGCAILRDTTGSRLKRPIKMSHLKPYVRGSREKDNHYFLQGAVVVDHDYIGLSERSYNPNQQDSVAEEGINAYTSDVMSAVQMSPAACKDRESTDSKHQSELTEDQCIESSNAKPEEWPSPCWTDQTKIEDT
- the GIN1 gene encoding gypsy retrotransposon integrase-like protein 1 isoform X5: MVHHPNGLAMVRSGKNGGLHLKQIAYYKRTGEYHPTTLSSERSGIRRAAKKFVFKENKLFYVGKDRKQMRLVIVSDEEKRKVLEKCHENSAGTHHGISRTLTLVESNYYWTSVTNDVKQWVYACRHCQVAKNTTATAPKPHPIKAEDPWTAVTVDLMGPLNVTKRSHKYIIIMTDLFTRWAVILPLHDTSAAEIAKAVINVFFLYGPPQKMPIDLGKDLVHQTDDVNERTCKTIKAFLNKYCIDHPNDWDEHLSAIAYAFNLTNLEPDQNTPYFQMFNRNPHVVEPMNICMEGEHSIFAKILEATKKASQALEEENISDCRVEKNTSDEQKIRNKITAKRKPKELNTLRLKVGHEVLRQRKNWWKDGRFQSEWVGPCIIDYITDSGCAILRDTTGSRLKRPIKMSHLKPYVRGSREKDFPTRAWSSHISLCACTKWKNLRVHSLKTTITFYKVQ
- the GIN1 gene encoding gypsy retrotransposon integrase-like protein 1 isoform X3: MVHHPNGLAMVRSGKNGGLHLKQIAYYKRTGEYHPTTLSSERSGIRRAAKKFVFKENKLFYVGKDRKQMRLVIVSDEEKRKVLEKCHENSAGTHHGISRTLTLVESNYYWTSVTNDVKQWVYACRHCQVAKNTTATAPKPHPIKAEDPWTAVTVDLMGPLNVTKRSHKYIIIMTDLFTRWAVILPLHDTSAAEIAKAVINVFFLYGPPQKMPIDLGKDLVHQTDDVNERTCKTIKAFLNKYCIDHPNDWDEHLSAIAYAFNLTNLEPDQNTPYFQMFNRNPHVVEPMNICMEGEHSIFAKILEATKKASQALEEENISDCRVEKNTSDEQKIRNKITAKRKPKELNTLRLKVGHEVLRQRKNWWKDGRFQSEWVGPCIIDYITDSGCAILRDTTGSRLKRPIKMSHLKPYVRGSREKDNHYFLQGAVVVDHDYIGLSERSYNPNQQDSVAEEGINAYTSDVMSAVQMSPAACKDRESTDSKHQSELTEDQCIESSNAKPEEWPSPCWTDQTKIEDT
- the GIN1 gene encoding gypsy retrotransposon integrase-like protein 1 isoform X6, giving the protein MVHHPNGLAMVRSGKNGGLHLKQIAYYKRTGEYHPTTLSSERSGIRRAAKKFVFKENKLFYVGKDRKQMRLVIVSDEEKRKVLEKCHENSAGTHHGISRTLTLVESNYYWTSVTNDVKQWINEELFALFGMKQIVLSYPQTDDVNERTCKTIKAFLNKYCIDHPNDWDEHLSAIAYAFNLTNLEPDQNTPYFQMFNRNPHVVEPMNICMEGEHSIFAKILEATKKASQALEEENISDCRVEKNTSDEQKIRNKITAKRKPKELNTLRLKVGHEVLRQRKNWWKDGRFQSEWVGPCIIDYITDSGCAILRDTTGSRLKRPIKMSHLKPYVRGSREKDNHYFLQGAVVVDHDYIGLSERSYNPNQQDSVAEEGINAYTSDVMSAVQMSPAACKDRESTDSKHQSELTEDQCIESSNAKPEEWPSPCWTDQTKIEDT
- the GIN1 gene encoding gypsy retrotransposon integrase-like protein 1 isoform X2; translated protein: MVRSGKNGGLHLKQIAYYKRTGEYHPTTLSSERSGIRRAAKKFVFKENKLFYVGKDRKQMRLVIVSDEEKRKVLEKCHENSAGTHHGISRTLTLVESNYYWTSVTNDVKQWVYACRHCQVAKNTTATAPKPHPIKAEDPWTAVTVDLMGPLNVTKRSHKYIIIMTDLFTRWAVILPLHDTSAAEIAKAVINVFFLYGPPQKMPIDLGKDLVHQINEELFALFGMKQIVLSYPQTDDVNERTCKTIKAFLNKYCIDHPNDWDEHLSAIAYAFNLTNLEPDQNTPYFQMFNRNPHVVEPMNICMEGEHSIFAKILEATKKASQALEEENISDCRVEKNTSDEQKIRNKITAKRKPKELNTLRLKVGHEVLRQRKNWWKDGRFQSEWVGPCIIDYITDSGCAILRDTTGSRLKRPIKMSHLKPYVRGSREKDNHYFLQGAVVVDHDYIGLSERSYNPNQQDSVAEEGINAYTSDVMSAVQMSPAACKDRESTDSKHQSELTEDQCIESSNAKPEEWPSPCWTDQTKIEDT